A single window of Hyla sarda isolate aHylSar1 chromosome 2, aHylSar1.hap1, whole genome shotgun sequence DNA harbors:
- the LOC130355514 gene encoding pyrimidine-specific ribonucleoside hydrolase RihA-like, with protein sequence MDKKLLLVDVDCGVDDAQALMLALAAPHVEILGITCCHGNSNLENVCKNVLRVLKTCNRLQIPVYSGASRPLLGKSLHASNYHGIDGLGDVPDSSSPDLDLLHKEHAVLAMIRTINEYPGKVTLVATGPLTNLALAANMDPTFPQKIKSLFIMGGNMESRGNVTVCGEFNFACDPEAAYIVLNSFNCPTHIATWEFTCRNDLPWEFYHAWLSQNTEKAEFMRKISAHSAKFTQSCAKEKEEWTKGFVSCDSYAMAAAIDDTFVTDIINCVVGVELGGTLTRGMMVLDTLGLLERKHKVSVMRKCDTEKLKLLLMESLR encoded by the exons ATGGACAAGAAATTGCTGTTGGTGGATGTGGACTGTGGAGTAGATGATGCTCAAGCACTTATGTTAGCGTTGGCAGCTCCTCATGTTGAGATCCTGGGAATCACCTGCTGCCATGGAAACTCTAATTTAGAAAATGTTTGTAAAAATGTTCTCCGCGTCTTAAAAACCTGCAACAGACTCCAG ATTCCTGTGTATAGCGGAGCAAGTAGACCACTACTGGGGAAATCACTCCATGCCAGCAATTACCATGGAATCGATGGATTGGGTGATGTACCAGATTCTTCATCCCCTGATCTTGACCTTCTACATAAAGAACATGCTGTTCTCGCAATGATAAGAACAATAAACGAATACCCTGGAAAG GTTACCCTTGTTGCAACCGGTCCATTGACGAACCTTGCTTTAGCTGCCAACATGGATCCCACATTTCCACAGAAAATTAAAAGTCTTTTTATCATGGGCGGTAATATGGAGT cAAGAGGTAATGTGACAGTATGTGGCGAATTCAATTTTGCCTGCGATCCAGAAGCAGCTTACATTGTCCTAAACAGCTTTAATTGTCCAACTCATATTGCAACGTGGGAGTTTACTTGTAGGAATGACCTTCCTTGG GAATTTTACCATGCGTGGCTCTCTCAGAATACGGAAAAGGCAGAATTCATGAGAAAGATATCAGCTCACTCAGCAAAATTCACACAAAGCTGTGCTAAGGAAAAAGAGGAATGGACTAAAGGATTTGTATCTTGTGACTCCTACGCCATGGCCGCAGCCATAGATGATACATTTGTCACTGATATTATTAATTGTGTAGTAGGGGTTGAACTTGGTGGCACGTTGACTCGAGGAATGATGGTGTTGGATACATTAGGCTTGCTGGAGAGAAAACATAAAGTCTCTGTTATGAGGAAATGTGACACAGAAAAATTGAAATTACTCTTGATGGAGTCACTACGATAA